The nucleotide window AGCTGATTATTACATACGAAGCGGTCTATTTGAAAGAGCACGAGATATTTATGAGGAAGCTATTCAGACGGTTACAACCGTACGGGACTTTACACAGGTGAAGTTTCGTTGttcgtttgttttcaaaaatgataataataagaataaaaaatttatatatgtataaataaTGTTGATTCTTGATTGCAAACGACAGGTTTTCGATGCCTACGCACAGTTTGAAGAACTGAATCTGAGCCATCTCATGGAGGAGATAGGTGAAAAAACTAACCCCACAGATGACGATGATATCGAAGTTGAATTAAGGATGGCTCGGTTTGAGGATTTGATGGACCGCCGGCCCTTGCTGTTAAACTCTGTTCTTTTACGTCAAAATCCACATAATGTTGCCGAGTGGCACAAGCGAGTCCAGCTTTACGAGGGCAAACCTCACGAAGTTATTAATACTTTTACGGAGGCAGTTCAGACAGTTGATCCAAAACAGGCTATCGGTAAAGTTCACACGCTGTGGGTCGACTTCGCTAAAttttacgaaaaaaataatcaaattgaagaTGCAAGGATAGTTTTCGAAAAAGCCACACAGGTAGATTATTTTGCGTGAAAAATTTGCGTGTCGTCCTGTTCGTTTATCATGTTTTTGCCATTGGTGTTTGCAGGTGAAGTACGTAAAAGTTGATGAATTGGCAACTGTTTGGTGCGAATGGGCTGAAATGGAGATCCGAAATGCTAACTACAAAGAAGCCCTCAAGCTAATGCATCGTGTTACTACACCTCCGGCACGCAAAGTAGATTACCATGATGACGCTGAACTAGTTCAAACCCGTGTCCATAAATCTTTGAaggtattgttttgtttaattactATTAAAAATTCATGGCAGTATTGACATGTTTGTTGTGAAGATTTGGGGGTTGTACGCAGACCTTGAGGAGAGCTTTGGCACTTTTAAAACGTGCAAAGCCGTGTACGATCGTATTCTGGAATTGAAAATTGCTACTCCACAAATCATCATGAACTATGCCATCTTTCTCGAAGAAAACAACTATTTCGAAGAGGCCTTTAAAGCCTATGAACGTGGCGTTTCTCTTTTCAAGTGGCCTAACGTCTACGACATATGGAACACTTATCTTTCAAAGTTTCTGAAGCGCTACGGTGGCTCGAAGTTAGAACGAGCGCGAGATCTTTTTGAGCAGTGTTTGGAAGGTTGCCCCAATAAGTTTGCAAAAACCTTCTTTATGCTTTACGCCAAATTGGAAGAGGAACATGGACTAGCTCGTCATGCCATGAACGTTTATGAAAGAGCAACGAAGGCTGTCCCGGCCAACGAACGTTTTGACATGTACAACATGTACATTAAGAAAGCATCTGAGATATACGGTGTGACCAAAACGCGCAGCATATACGAAAGAGCCATCGAAGAATTACCCGATCAACAGGCCAGGGAGATGTGCTTGCGGTTTGCCGATTTAGAGCGCAAGTTGGGTGAAATTGACCGGGCGCGAGCTGTTTACGGGCATTGCAGCCAAATGTGCGACCCCAGGGTAGCGCCAGAATTTTGGAGGGTATGTGGCATATTTCATTACAATCCATTCACTGGTAATTTatcattgaatttttgtttaaggTTTGGAAAGAGTTTGAAATTAAGCACGGCAACGAGGATACGATGCGTGAAATGCTTCGAATCAAACGTAGTGTACAGGCAACATATAATACGCAGGTAAAATTAAAAGCGATGTTTCACCTCGAGTAGATGGAATCTGTAAAACTGTTTCTCTTGGTTACTTTAGATCAACATGATGTCAGCTCAGATGTTAGCTGCGGCTACCAACACTGCCGAAGCAGCCGCTGCTTCTCAGGACAGCATGAAAATGCTAGATGTGGAGGAATCTCGACCGCCAGTGGTAATCTATTCTCTACAATTCCGCATGACTTTGTTTCTTCACTTGTGAAATTTGCGTTACAGCCTGTGGCCAAATCTCTTGCGCGTCCTGGAAGCAACATCATGTTCGTTCGAAGTGAAACACAACCTGGCACCTCAACTGAGGAAGTTCCAGTTGCAAGTAACCCTGACGAAATCGACATCGATGAAGATGGGGAAGATGATGAGGAAGAAGAGGCCACCATCGAAGAACAGCAAGTTCCACGTCAGGTCTTTGGTAGTTTGAAAAAAGATgacgaagacgaagaagatgcCCAGTAAAAATGGGCGTCAACCTTAACACCTTGAACGTATTCCACCGCACTCAATACATGGGTATTCTTTACAAAATAATtcatcttaaaaagtttttaaaaaattgctgatGCTTGTATTTATACGTTAAATGTAGTGACAGGAGAGAGCGAAAGTAATGTACAATGTAGACAATCTTTCTGCTCAGACGCAAACGTTATCGGTGGAGGTAAATAATTTTAAGTTAATAAGGTCGTGGTTGCACCAATTGCTTCGTACAAAACAGTGTGAAGAAAGAAGTATTCAAAAGAGTCGGGCAAGAGGGAAAGGAAGTGATCGCTTCATCCACGATGCATAGTACGATGGTAGGATCGTGATCCATAGGAGCTACGACTTCGGCTACCGGTGTAATATCGGCGACCGGGAATGGCTTCTGCAGTCTCTAGATCGGCGATATTTGCGCCGATGTTGGCATAAATGCTAGGCTTCGCCTCAAACAGTTGCGGTGCCGCAGCTATCGCCGAGCAGCAAATGGCGAAAacgaaaaggagaaaaacgacctaattaaaaaaaaaatggaacacgaaaaaacaatgaaatgtCGTTTTAAATGCAACGCTACGAAAAACAAACTGTCATGCGTTAGAGTGCACTGTATCCTTTAGcaaacaagattttttttggCACACAATCACGTACCTTCATGGCGATTGAGTTAAAGAGATTTCTCTTTCTTAACGGTGTTTGTTCGATGGCTTTGACTTTTTTTGTGACACGCTTAAGTCGCCCGACAGCTTATATACCTTCATTGGAGTTCCCGGAGGGAATTTGCCAGACAAGAAGGAGTTACCTTTCGCCGAAACCGGATTTTTACTGAGATGGGTTCAGCAGTGAAACATCATCGGACGTATGGTTGTATGAAGAAGGAAACCTTCTAAACAGATCAAGGGCATTCGGCATAATCAGTCTTGTCCTTCAGCGTGATGCCGTGTAAATGTTTGGCTAGTAAAGCCAAATTGTTTTTACGGTATTACCTTGACACTATAGGGCAGCTGAATGAAATGTGTAAGTATATCACAATTAATTCGTGAAGTACTGGGAATAccggagagggaaaaaaaagccTAGTTCAATTCCAAAAGTTGCTTTTCGCGCAAAAACTGTGCAATTGTTTTGCGTCCTCTGGCCTAATTTAAATTTCTGGAATTGTTTATTGTGTAGAAATCCTTCGTAACTGTAACGATCTGGCATAAACCGATGCGATTTCAGTGTCTGCAATGCTACTCCCTTTAGCTCTATGGAAAAGGACACACAGTTGTGTTAAGCGTGCAGAAAGAAAATCGAAAGAGGCGACAATGCCGGAAATTTTATTGCCGGCTGTTACTACCGCCCGTTTGCACCGGATCGCCCTGACGTTGCCCTTGACGAGCCTTATTAACGAACACTTACGACTACAGGTAATTTCGTTTTTGCCTTTCATCATTATCTCCTATGGTGGTATATTTTTAAACAAGTGGTTGGTTTACTTCACAGATAAGCGATAAATGGCCATGCTAAAACAATGGAACGTATAAACATCATGTGTATTACTTGCTTTAAAGGTATAAAACCTTGCATCGAGGACACTAAATTAAGGTCAGTAGATTTCCCAGCTACTTTAAATCGAAACAGGATAGGCAAGGAAGATTAGAATTATCATCCAAATAAGAGAAATGTGCTGTTGTGTTAACCGGTAACACGGTAATGAGTGTATCTTGTTCTATACGGATAACCTCGGTAACGACTGGGGATTTTTCCATACGGTATGGATTCAGCTCCATTGAGATCAACCATAACGATGTCGGGCTTCGTAATCAGATGGGCTGCTTGCGTTAAAGTGCTACAGCAAATAGCAAAAACGGCAAAGACATATAAGCTAACCTGTTGGAAAgattaaaaacacaaaaatgatACAGTTTAATAGCTGGCCATCTAAAATGTGTGTATCACTTAGCCATTATTAATTTAGTATACCCTCATTACGATGATGAAAACGTAACTCTTAATGCGTGTGACTTCTACGATGTTTTACTTTGTTTGTGTAGTGTAACATCTGCCCAGCTAGCTTTTATACTCTCTACCTCCGACCCTTTAAGTCGAGTTtccaaaaataattaattctGGACGACCTGCTGGAAGGTGTGTGCGTCGATCCATTTGATTAACCAGCAGATGGTCCAATAAGCAAGagggagaaaaacaaaagaaagttaAAAGATTCTTTTCCTACCATATAATTAAACAAAGAGGCCGTTGACGAGTTAGAAATAAACCGGATTGGACTACGTGCCGACAGCAAAAATGGCAGCGTGAAGGGATCGTGATCAACTACCAGGAGAACGAATAAATATTAGTAAGTTGAAACCAGATTTGAACGAAACATCGCTAAAGATCtaatctatttttaaaaatcgaatAGTTTGAAACCTCACAAAAGCTCTGCAAcgtacaaaaaacaaaacaaggaagaaaagaaatggaatttGATGACTAGATGCTGGATGGGCGCGTCAACTGGCAAGGCTCTTCCGTTTTTGCCAAATCGGAACTCCaccaaaacaagaaagaatgaaaaaggaCAACGCAAGGAAGACTTGATGTTGCGCCATTCCAATACCGCAGGTATGTAAGTTGCCTTGATTCAGCTATCTAAACgccttaaaaacaaaacaccaCGTCACGCTCGTAAAAATCCGGGCGTGGTTCTATCCTCCTGTTCTGGGTTTGTTCTAGTTATATCGTACTTTGTACAGGGCCGTAGCCAGGATTTTATTtagcttttaatttttaaagaaagtgGGGGGGATTTTTTAagccaaaaagatttcaaGCGTTCAAGTGAGCAAAACTGAAACACAAATGACTCgagtaagtaaaaaaaataaaatctgatTTCGAAGGGGCAAGGTTACGTCAGTGCTTTTGTATGAGTGAGTTATACCAGACAGAATGGCACTCCCAAAAGCTGCACGACATAGAGGTTCCAGACAGCCATTCATCCAGCCGTGTCGAGGGCATTTTTCGAAGCAAAAGAGAACTGCAATGAACATAATACAAAAGAGTTTACAACTAGAAAGTATTTAATTAACGATGTCCATCTcgagattttttaaatttttaatggtattaggttttaaaataatttggGGAGCACCAACTAACCATGTGAAGAAATTTTAACAGCCGTCGCCATCACTGGAATAGTTATTTGCAAACTGAGTTGCCTTGATGTTGCCCTGTGAGTTACCTTACTTAAGTCGGCATAATATTGTTCGTAATGAATGCATGTGCAATTACCGTATGTTTATTCATGCATTCTAATTTGAATGTGGGTTTGTTGGCAGACATACTTCTGTTACCAAGACAAATTTGATCGCAAACGAAGTACCGAGAAATTGTCTAAACCAATTATTTATCATTTCATTCAATAGGCAGAAAGAAAACCAGTTATCCGAAACCGAGGAAATTCGTAGTCTACCCAGATTTGCCTACTTTCTCAAAAGGATGAATAAACTATTTGCGGTAAGACATTGTGTGTATATTTCTTGGGGTACACAATATTACATGTACGTACAATTTTAAATGTCAACATTTAATATTCTGTAATTTCAAATAGGATGAACACGGCCAGCAAACAAATCAAGATTTGAGAAATGCACGTACGTTATCCAGTAACGCGGAAATGGGATGGTGGTCCGCCTCGATAGGGTGGACGACGATAACGTCCTGTATTGCCATACCTGACAACACGGTAAAATATAGATTCATCAaataaagagaagaaaaaagaaatttcttaaaattctGGAACACCAAACAAAACGAATGTAAATAGGTCACAAACGTACGGTATAGCTTCCGCGGTGTCGAGATCAGCAAGGTTATTGTTGATgttgcttttctgagctgcgGCGATTAGTACGGAAATAGCAAAGACgtaaagaaggaaaaggatCTATTCCAACGTGAACAAGGAAAAGACGTAAGGAACTCAGATTTTAAAATCAATTTTACCATGTAAGCTTAAACTTGAAAAAACTTAGGTTTAATAACTGTGTAAGTATTACCTTCATCTTGAATTTGAAAAGAGTAAAATTGTTTCCCCGTTTTTAGCTTGTGTCTTCTAGGAGTGCCGATTTGATATTGGCAGAGTTTTGCAGCCAGCTTATATACGCCGAAGGAAATTAGCGGATCTCAAATCTGGGATGAACCCGCTGGCGAACCAACCAATCAGTGGGTCATCTGGTTGTAGTTGAAATAGAAAGTAGGAACCTCTTACATGATGCGCAATTTCACCGGACCAGCACGACCGATTAATAACACGTGCACTGAATTGGACTCTTGTATTACGTGACTGCCATCAATGGCTTAACAATGATAATTTGGGATTTTCCATCTACGTAGATCACCCCGAGCTATTGTTTCACATTAATGATGTTTTACGACTGCGTTTCCTTTGCTGAATCATGGTTCTTTTctgatagtttttttttttttttgttaatctGTAACATAGAACGCACGTAGGATTGTATCAAGAAACAGCAGAATATGGGGAAAACCACCTCAGTGCTTGAGTGTAGGTTAAAGCGAACGAGAACACCGTATTTGAAGCTGAAGTAGTGGTCATTCCTCTCCCCATTTTTCCGTTATGGAAATGAGGTCACTTTCTTCGTTGCAAGAAATCCAACTGCCATCGCCATCCAGAGAAATCATGTATATTTATATCACGAGAAGAACCtgtctttatttctttatggAGATTATGTATACGCTCAAGACAACGGACGTGAATCCGCCTTTCAAGAAACTAAGCTTTGACATACTGCCAAtccaagaagaaaatgaagagaaaggaaaaatgttCTAGTTCACGAAATTTTTACAGTAAGCCATTTGTTTCAAATGATTTTGTTGATTTCAGTTTATATAGAGTCCCCAGGAAAAAACTTCACGTTTACTATTTCCTCTTGATTGTATAAATGTGTCGCTTAACAGCTTCCGGTGGACTGAGTCTTGACCTGTGCATTGTGTGTCCTTTAGATAAACACGCCAAGTCCCGTTCCAGGAAATAGAGATGATGTAGCCCATTCGCGTTACAGGATAAAAGTTCTCCGATATAAACTGCGACAGGTCGTCAACTCAAAACAAGTCTTGGTGGAAAACGAGTTGTTTCTACAACGTTAATCAGCTCTTGACAGCTCAATTCTTCAAAATGGGGAAACTGACGGTAAGATTGTGAACTTTGCCTACATAGTAGTTGCATGCATAGTAGTCTATATTTTCTTAGGTTTTGATGTTAAACTTAATCTAAgtgtcttttcttttaaaagacCGTCTTGTGCATATTGGGAATGTTGGTGATCCTGACTAGTGATGGAGTGAATTCCGGACCGATAGGATTAGAGTTCGAGGTCGATCCTGTTGCCGACATGCCACAACGCGATGCTCGTTTCTTTAGACTCAGAAACAGACTTGAGGATTATAGTCCTTTCAATTACTACGGCTATGGCTATCGCCCTTTCTGGGGAAACTTTGGAGGTTACTTGGGTTTCTTCGGAAAgtagtacaaaaaaaaacgtaattTATGAATTTTGATGTGAACTGCTATTTTTTAACCGTAAACTGTTGCCTTACTACTTCAATTTTattgtatatttttttatattgtaaAACGGTTTGTTTACAGATTCTAATTGCTTtacatgtttgtttttatttactttgCCGATACTGAGTACGTTATCTTTCACTGTGCGCTATTTTCCAGTTAGTCTTAATGAGTTGCATGAGTGTAGGGTTCACTCCGATTTTGATCGTTTGCTTCTGTTGGTGTTAGTTGCGTGATTTTAAGGCTGTGCTCGTTTTTCAGGGGGTATTTATTCGGTTTCCGTCTGAACTCGATAATATTCCTTCAGCCGCACTGCGTGCGCCCGTATAAACCCTCCAGCATCCACCGGATCGTAGCCCCCATGTGCATCCATTGAAACCAGTTCTTGGTTGTACAATGAAAGTTGACTTCTGCGGCCCAGAATTCTGACTGTCATTgacgaaatgttttttttttaattgtgtgTGTTTGCC belongs to Daphnia magna isolate NIES linkage group LG1, ASM2063170v1.1, whole genome shotgun sequence and includes:
- the LOC116917764 gene encoding pre-mRNA-splicing factor syf1 homolog, with product MDKPIGRKAGDIVLCEEDLAYEEEILRNPYSVKHWLRYCVFKKDAPPSVVNLIYERALKEMPGSYKLWYSYLCLRRKQTKGRCITDSCYEDANNAFERALVFMHKMPRIWMDYCKFLTHQQKITTTRKVFDRALRALPITQHSRIWPLYLKFVKMHPIPETAVRVFRRFLKLSAEDAEEFVDYLKSIDRLDEAAVKLAQIVNKDSFTSKTGKSNHQLWNELCELSSKNPKQIKSLNVDAIIRGGLRRYTDQLGQLWNSLADYYIRSGLFERARDIYEEAIQTVTTVRDFTQVFDAYAQFEELNLSHLMEEIGEKTNPTDDDDIEVELRMARFEDLMDRRPLLLNSVLLRQNPHNVAEWHKRVQLYEGKPHEVINTFTEAVQTVDPKQAIGKVHTLWVDFAKFYEKNNQIEDARIVFEKATQVKYVKVDELATVWCEWAEMEIRNANYKEALKLMHRVTTPPARKVDYHDDAELVQTRVHKSLKIWGLYADLEESFGTFKTCKAVYDRILELKIATPQIIMNYAIFLEENNYFEEAFKAYERGVSLFKWPNVYDIWNTYLSKFLKRYGGSKLERARDLFEQCLEGCPNKFAKTFFMLYAKLEEEHGLARHAMNVYERATKAVPANERFDMYNMYIKKASEIYGVTKTRSIYERAIEELPDQQAREMCLRFADLERKLGEIDRARAVYGHCSQMCDPRVAPEFWRVWKEFEIKHGNEDTMREMLRIKRSVQATYNTQINMMSAQMLAAATNTAEAAAASQDSMKMLDVEESRPPVPVAKSLARPGSNIMFVRSETQPGTSTEEVPVASNPDEIDIDEDGEDDEEEEATIEEQQVPRQVFGSLKKDDEDEEDAQ